A stretch of DNA from Caretta caretta isolate rCarCar2 chromosome 24, rCarCar1.hap1, whole genome shotgun sequence:
acccgttccagggcttcaccaccctccttgtgaaatagtgtttcctaatatccaacctagaccttcccactgcaacttgagaccattactcctcgttctgtcatctgctaccactgagaacagccaagctccatcctctgtggaaccccccttcaggtagttggaggctgctaccaaatccccccctcacgcttctcttctgcagactaaacaatcccagttccctcagcctctcctcatccgtcatgtgccccagccccctaatcatttctgttgccctccactggactctttccaatctGTCCAGActgtccccttccccactcctcccacaTCTGTGTTCCCTCTTTTCCTCCTCTGCTTCCTACACATCTACCCTGTAGCAGTGAGTTGTGGCCCATCATCTcgactcacctcagcagggcaGGACCCAGCGCAGAGAGAGACTCAGATGGTCTCAGATGGTGTTTGCCCAGCAAAGCGTCCGTGAGTCTGTGCTTTCCTGGGTGTTGAGGTCTCTCCCCTTAACTCTGTGTCTTCTACACGCTCCGCCTCTGCCTGCTCTCAGAGATAGAGAAGCCGCAACCCATAAATGGAAATGATCATTTGGGCCCTGTCTTAGCAAAGAAACCACCTAAGAAACAGCCATTGCTTTAAAACTAGCCCCCGCTTCCCtgacagagccagggatagaacccagagccctggttcccagccccccagcttcTCTAAccccctagaccccacttccctcccccatctGAGGCTTGAACCCAGATATCCTGagtcacccctcccctgctctgaccactaaaGCTGAGGCCTTGACAAGGGAGCAAGAGCCCTGCAGTCCAAGGGCTGCAGCGGGGGTCTGAGCACTGGGGCTTTCCCCACCCTGCCCGGCGCTTCTGTCAGGGAGTGGTGTCGGGCCACGGGTGTTTCCCCCGCCTTGCCCACCCAGTGCTtctgccagggctctgggattTCTGCTGGGGTGCGGCAtccatttttccaggggccccaAATTGTCCAGAGCCCCTGGGAACAGGCCCCATCAGCCCATTGCATAATCCGCTACTGCCCAGTTGGGCTCCTTAGACTGGTTAGGCACAGAGGGCCGGGTATGCACAGAAATGTGGGGTCCAGTGGTCCCCCCTGGGAAAATACCAACACTACCCATCACCCCTTGGAGGGAGTCATGTGTCCACAGGGAATAGAGCTTTGACAGGGCTCTCAAAGAGGCCCGTGCCCCAGGGATGCAGCTGAGATGGCTGGCATGTGTGGCCAGGCTGATGCCCCGGGGTTGGACGTGAAAGGACAGGGCTGTTGGACTCAGGGGGCCACTTGCAACCAGGTGCTGCAGACGCTGAGCTGAGAACTGCCCAAGGCCTGGGAGCCCGAGTCCTCCCACAGCAGATCTGCTAAGGGCACTCCTGCCGCCGGGCCTGCAGAGAAACCTCTTCCTGTCAGAGCCGGTGAGTCCAAGTGCTCTGAAATCCACCCGCCTGCTCAGCTTGGTTTGAAATTAGCCATCTCTGAGCAAGGCCCAGGGCAGAGTGAGCGGGGCAAGTTCAGAGGGTCGTGATCCGGGGCCCTCAGTTAAAACCGCATTAAAAGGAGCCATTCTTAACCTGCATGCTAGGAGCCAGCAGCACCGATCCCCACCTCCTTGAGTCCGCCAGTCCCTTCCCTGGAGACAGATTGGAGCTGGCGTCTGCTAGGGAGGAAAAGCCTCGTTTCCCGTTAACCACCCTTCTGAGCCAGCCCATCTTCCATATCACAGCGACACGGCATTCTCAGCATAGCAGTGTATTTGACTGACTAGACTGTCCCCATCCCCACTCGTCGCACTAGACTGTCCCCATCCCCACGTCCTCGCAGGCCTATCCCTCTTTCCCTCCTCTGAAGCCCATAGCTCTACCTTGTAGCAGGGAGTTCCACCAGGTACAGCCCTGTTGCTGAGACTATCGCGCCTGCATATTCTGGACGACCAGAGGGTGCCTAGAGAGATCCTCTCCAATGGTACCTTCCTAAATCCCTCTTATTTCTCCCTTTCTTTTGCCCTcgccctttccccctcctctgtCGTCCCTTCTAatccctcttttctctctccccagggcACCATGGACCAAGGCAACATGACTCTCCCACCAACCACTGGGGCAAATTCCAGCCAGACCCCAGCAGCTGTGAGCGCCACTCACCTGGCTGCGGCCGTGTTGCTCTTCACCACCTTCCTGGTGGGTGTGGTGGGGAACGGGCTGTACCTGTGGgtgctggggctgaagatgagGATGATGGTGACCATGCTCTGGTTCCTCCACCTTGTCTCCTGCTACCTCCTCTTCACCCTGCTGATCCCCTTCTTCATCGTCTCCCTCCTCATGGGTTTACACTGGGTCTTCAGCACGGTCGTGTGCAAGATCCTCAACACCTGCATCTCCATGGACATGTTCTCCTCAGTCTTCCTTCTCACCCTCATCAGCCTCGACCACTACACCGTCACTCACCATCCCATCTGGTGCTGGCATCACCGCACCATGTCCTGGGCTGGGAAGCTGGTTGTGGGTGTGTGGCTGGCATCCTTTGGTCTCAGCGCTCCCTACCTGGCTTTCCGGGAGACCCAGGTGGTGCATGGGGGCAGAACCACCTGCATCAATAATTACACCCTCTCCAGAGACTGGAACGGAGCCGAGATGCAGGAGCTGGGGAGATGGATCCACCTGGCTGTTTTTACAGTCCGGGTCCTGCTGCGCTTCCTACTGCCCTTCCGCACCATTGTGGGATGCTATGTCCGTGTAGGGCTGAAGATGAAGGAGAAGAAGCTGGCATGGTCTGGGAAGCCCTTCAAAGTCATGGTGACCACGGTGGTTTCCTTCTTTCTTGGCTGGCTGCCCTACCACCTCCACCATGGCTTGAAGCTCTACAAgctctcacctggaatactgggtgcagctctggtttcccatgttttaagaaggataaattcaaactggaacaggtacagagaagggctactgggatgatccgaggaatggaaagcttatcttatgaaaggagactcaaggagcttggcttgtttagcctaaccaaaagaaggttgaggggagatatgattgctctctataaatatatcagagggataaataccggagagggagaggaattatttaagctcagtaccaatgtggacacaagaacaaatggatacaaactggtcatcgggaagtttagacttgaaattagacaaaggtttctaaccatcagaggagtgaacttttggaatagccttccaagggaagcagtgggggcaaaagacctatctggctttaagattaaactcgataagtttatggaggagatggtatgatgggataacatgattttggcaattaattgatctttaaatattcatggtaaataggcccaatggcctgtgatggtatgttagatggggtgggatatgagttgctacagagaattctttgctgggtatctggctggtgaatcttcccatatgctcagggttcagctgatctccatatctggggtcgggaaggaattttcctccagggcagattggaagaggccctggaggtttttcaccttcctctgtagcatggggcacgggtcacttgctggaggagtctctgcttcttgaagtctttaaaccatgatttgaggacttcaatagctcagacataggtgagaggtttttcgcaggagtgggtgggtgagattctgtggcctgcgttgtgcaggaggtcagactagatgatcataatggtcccttctgaccttaataactatgaatctatgaaaaagaaGGAGGTGCCAGCGTTGGTGACGGGTGCCGTCTTGGTCATTTACACCTTTACATCATGTTTCAATGCCTGCTTCACCCCCATCCTCTATCTCTTCATGGGGGAGAAGTTCTGGCAGGTCTTCAGGAAGTCTCTTCTCACTCTCGTCAAAGCAGCTTTTGTCAACGATCTCGCCAGCAGTGCTGCCGAGTCTAGTGAAAGACATGGGTCAGAAGTCGAGAACACAAAACAGGTGATGGCCTGAAGATGCCCAGAGTTAGGGGGAGTTGAAAACTTGGCATCCCAGTTGTTTCTAGATTCCTGATGGTTCTAAATTCTAATGGGTTCCAGGCATCCCACTGTTCATAAACTCTGCAGTGTTCCTGGATTGTAGATTCCCTGCTCTCTCCAGAATTCAATGTGTTCTAGATaactcaattttttcaaactCAATGGGTCATCAATGGCACCAGATTAGTAGGCAGCTCCAGAATCTTGTTTGTTTTAGAACTCTCAATGTGTTCTAACCTAATTGACTCTcttggattcttcatcactagcTGTCTCTGGAATCTCATATCTTGTAAGCCTCTCAGTGTGTTCAAAGTGGAAGACTATGGGTTCTATATTCCAGACTGGATCTACAACATCACTGGATTCTAGAGTGTTTTCAAACCACATAGAATCCAACAGGTTCCAGATTGTTTCCTAAAAGTTTCACTGGGGTTCTAAATTTCCAGATGGTTTAAAATCCATTTGGAGTAGTATATTATAGAAGAGTCTGTATATTACAATAGCGATATCTAGCTCTTCTCTAGTATTTctaatcagtagatctcaaaagaAGTTTAGCAAGGAGATCATTAGCAGTCTTCCAGTTTTTactaatggggaaactgagatacaaaatggggaaatgacttgcccaaggtcactcagtagGACCTTCGGTCCATCCAGTGGCACAGCCATGAACAAACTCATGTCAGctgtgtcccagcccaggccTCTATCCATTGAATCTCCTTGGATTGTGGGCTTTCTGAGACCGGGTCTTTtttgctctgtttgtacagtgcctagcatagcGGGGTTCTGGCTCAGGATTTGGGCTCCCAGCACTaccaaaatagaaaataataataaataatcattccCGTGTGTTCCTTGAACTACATAAATTCTGTACATTTTGTGGGGCAGCTTTGACATAATTTACAAAAACCGCGTCACCTGCTCACTGGAATACTTAGTGTGGGGAGGCTCTGGCTTAATTTAAGAGCAGCCAGTAAGGAAAACAAGCCGGCAGAATGAAGAGTGGCTCTAGAGAAACCACCTGCCCTTGAACATTCAGGGTGGTGTAGAGATAACGTCCAAGCTAGTAACTGTGACGCTGTATGGAATGTGGGTGACAATTCATGATATTATGGACACCAATATTAAGAAATTGCATGAATCATGTAAGGTATGCGTGGATAAGGTATGATTTACTAAATATGGGAAGCTTGTTTATATGTGTGTGTCAtctttgtattgtgagttatagacATGCGTGGTATATTGATATCTCCTATTTGTACTGTGTATCTGTGTGACAccctgtaataaatataaagggacgaGTAAACagctttaaatccctcctggctagaggaagaaccctttcacctgtaaagggttaagaagctaggacaaccttgctggcacctgaccaaaatgaccaatgaggagacaagatactttcaaagccggagggtggggggaaaacaaaggttccctctgtctgtgtgatgcttttgccgggaacagaacaggaatggagtcttagaacttagtaagtaatctagttagaggTGCGttatattctgttttgtttaaatggctgataaaataagctgtgctgaatggaatggatattcctgtttttgtgtctttttgtaacttaaggttttgcctagagggattctctatgttttgaatctgattactctgcaaggtatttaccatcctgattttacagaggtgattctttttaccttttcttcaattaaaattcttcttttaagaaactgaatgctttttcattgttcttaagatccaagggtttgggtctgtgttcacctatgcaaattggtgaggatttttatcaagccttccccaggaaaggaggtgtagggtttgggaggattttggggtgaaagacgtttccaagcgggctcttttcctgtaTATATtcgttagatgcttggtggtggcagcaataaagtccaagggcaaaaggtaaaatagtttgtaccttggggaagttttaacctaagctggtaaaaataagcttaaggggtttttcatgcaggtccccacatctgtaccctagagttcagagtggggaaggaaccttgacacacccccagacagattggcattaGCACTGCCTTGTCTGTTCAATGGGCAATCAGCTGTACAGTAAACCCATTGAGAGAACCCAGGGGCTACGCATCTGAGTCATGAGGACTTGTAGGGACATGCCTGAGGACAGGGGACTCCAAGAAATTTTCCATATCTATATGCTGGGAACTTGTGTTTGGGACAGAGGATGTACCCAGCATTTAAGAAGGCAGCtgtatcttctccattttgtcttcaatcctgctttcGACCTTTGGAGTAACTTCTCTACaaacttcagagtaacagccgtgttagtctgtattcgcaaaaagaaaaggaggacttgtggcaccttagagactaaccaatttatttgagcataagctttcgtgagctacagctcacttcatcggatgcattcctgcatctctgaacaaaggactgaatgacccatccaagctttggttgtgttccagagggacttttcAAGCAAGTGAATTCACCAATGCTGCTGAGAACCTGGTATATGGACTCTGAAGCCTCTGTGTGTATCTGATTGTTttgaccatttaacaactctctccttgttcttttctttttgtttatagtAAAACCTTTGgttttagatgctaaaggattggctggcaatgtggtattttgggtaaaatCCAAACCAGTATTGATCTGggaatgtggctggccctttggggatcaGAAGAACTGTCTGTATAGTGAATAGAGTTTTAAGTAACTTCTCACTTTACTGGGCCTATTTGCTGATTGGGATCCTAGattggaatgcaataaagggggcactgtgatttctttctttcttctcggCTTGTTGATGACCCatgtgggggatcaggagcacagcttgtgactggttggtgactCTAACTACTGTATTAACCACCAGGTTTGGGATAAACTGCTCTCCTTTTTGAAGCCTGACCTGAACTTGGGATTTTCAGTGTGGGCTGCCCTCTGCACCTCTGGTCAGAGGTCAGAGTAACTGTGAAGATCTCACTTGCCAGCTCCAGCCAAGTTACAAAATCTTGGCTGAGGATGGGGGCCAGCAGATCCAAAAGATGATAAAGACTAAAAAAGACTCACCCTGATGGTTTCTCCATCACCaataatttttaatggtgagctGGATGGTATTTCTATCTTGTCTGCTCCAGTGCAACCAGGGGCTAATTCAGGGACGTTCTGCCGCAGGTCAGACTAGGGGACCTCCATTCTCCTTCAGTCCTTGGAATATCTGATTCTACCCAGAGGTCAGGCAGACCCATTGTCGGGGAGCTGTACCAGTTGTTTCCTGGACCCACTGGGCTGTCTGAGGAAGCCAGACCTATGTGGGCCGCCAGCCCTGGGTGGAGGCTGTAGGTAAGTTAGACGTGCTTAActcctctatttaaaaaaaaaatttccattgctACTGCTCAGATGAAACAAGACTGCCAACCGTGACCGGTAACACATCTTGCTGATTCAAAATTCAATAGGATCTCATGGATTCTAGGAATCCTGGCCAGTTCTTAATATCTTCGGTCTCAGGTCTGTCAGTGTTTTGAATGCAAACTGATCTGATGTGGGCTTGATTTAGAGCATCTTGTTTTCCAAGCCACTATATGTTTCAAAAGCCAATAGGATCTTATGCATTCTAGATATGCGGCTGGTTCTTGAACCACTTGTGTTCTAGGTCTGCCAAAGCTTTAAAATCCAAACTACTCCTATGTGGTCAAGAACATCCCAGTTTCCAACCTCATATATGATATCCTAGACCGCATAGGGTCCTAGaccccggggccagcagcagcagtttgggtgtgtttggaagggggctcaggactaggagaagggggtgagggatgtGGAGGGGTGTGCTTGCTTTGGGATGGGGGGCTTCCTGTCTCCCACTGGCATggtcctgcagctcctaggcgaaGGAGGGGCCAGAGGACTCCATGCACTGTATGCATCCACAGGCTCTACCCCCGAaaatcccattggctgtggttcctggccaaggggagctgccTAGCCGCAGATAGTGGTGGGAGCAGcttgcggagccccctggctcctcCGCTGCCTAAGAGCAGCAGAGAcacgtggagccaggtagggagcccctgccagccctgcctcccccccagcaccagcaggggtcctggggcatGTGCtgctgcccaccccacccccagcaccagagGGATCCAGGGCCACCTCCCCAAGCACCTGCAGCACCTCTGGAAGACCCCCCGCAAGAGCGCCCACGGCCCCCTGCCCAAgctttagttaggggtatatagtaaaagtcatgcacaggtcataggccatgaatttttgtttactgcctgtgacctgtccatgacttttactaaaattactcatgactaaaatgtagccttaattataacccCCTAGGGTCCAAAGGCGTCTAGATTTCTGTTTGGTTCTAGAACGCTAGAGCTGCCATGGGTAGAAATAGTATAAAACTCCATGTGAGCCCAAGAGGTCTATATTAGGCTGACTCTGGAACTGTGTAGTTTTGGATGTCAAAATGCTTTTCAACCGCATAAAAGTCCATGCATTCTAAATCTATCACTGTTGGTAGATCCTTATGGATTCCAAGTTTCTTAAAGCCTGGTAGGGTCCCTTGGGCTCTAGATTCCTGGTCAGTTCCAGAATCTTGCACTTGGGGATATGGCTTTTATACCCGGTGGTATTTCACAGGTTCTAGAATCCTGGCATTCTAGAACCTCAGGGGTTCGACCACTCTCAAACTTTAAAAACCAGTCTTTCTCGAACCTTGTTCATCCCAAGCATCTGGTATTAAAACTGATTTCATGGTGGGGtaactcccttccccccctcccgccaaATGGAATAACCAAATGTCACTGGTTACTTTGGGGCATGCAGAAAATGGGTCAGATTgtgagctgatgtaaatcagcatagctcagcTGATCTTATTTcgggactcctgagttctgtccccagctctgggaggtgagTGGGGTCTGGTGTGTTAAAGCATCCTAAATTGGGAATGGCTCATCTGATAGACTTCAAACAAGATAGAGGAGTTTATCTTTGTTAGAGACCCCACATGATACCCCGCTGCATTGAGTCCCATGATGTCACCCATGAATCCTTGGCGGGGGAGGATGGGGGTTACAAGAATATCCCCATTCTGGTGTGCATATTCTAGATCCCCAGCACAGGTTGTGAGAGGacttaaatgaaagccagtgtTACATTGCTGTGAAATGTATGCACAGATACTATGGCAGGAGTTACGTATGGTTCTTCTGTAGTGCAGCAGAGGTGGAGAGATGGGGTTTCTGCCAGACAAAAGAAATTTATTCTCTGGGCTTTCAGTTGGCCATGTAGATTTGGCATCGTGAGCCAACACAGTGGGAGGCTATCTACATGGAAAGGAGCACCCATGAAAAAACCAATCCAGGCCGTGTGCAAGGACACCAGATTTTGGGGGATACAAGCAGAAGGCAAGAAGACACCCCTTTTTTCTGCATCAAGGACATCAACTAGGGATC
This window harbors:
- the LOC125625688 gene encoding putative G-protein coupled receptor 33, with amino-acid sequence MDQGNMTLPPTTGANSSQTPAAVSATHLAAAVLLFTTFLVGVVGNGLYLWVLGLKMRMMVTMLWFLHLVSCYLLFTLLIPFFIVSLLMGLHWVFSTVVCKILNTCISMDMFSSVFLLTLISLDHYTVTHHPIWCWHHRTMSWAGKLVVGVWLASFGLSAPYLAFRETQVVHGGRTTCINNYTLSRDWNGAEMQELGRWIHLAVFTVRVLLRFLLPFRTIVGCYVRVGLKMKEKKLAWSGKPFKVMVTTVVSFFLGWLPYHLHHGLKLYKKEVPALVTGAVLVIYTFTSCFNACFTPILYLFMGEKFWQVFRKSLLTLVKAAFVNDLASSAAESSERHGSEVENTKQVMA